The nucleotide window GGCGCGGTGATCGCCGTGGTGCCGGAGGCCGCGGAGCCGCCGTCCGCGGAGCTGGAGCTGGCGGCCCAGCTGTGGCACATCGCCAGCACCGACGCAGGCCAACGGGCGACCGACCCGGGCCCGGACGTCCTGGCCAGCAGCCTCGCCGCGGCGTCCGCGCGCGCCCAGGCGATCACCGATCTCGGCCAGGCACACGCGGCAACCCTGGCCACGATCTTGGCGGTGCTCCGCTCCGGCCGGCTCTCCGACACCGTCGCCCGCCGCACCGCCACCGACCTCGCCGCCGACGCCCTGCTCGAGCTCAAAGGCGTCGTCGACCGCGACGAAGTCCTGTCCGCAGAGCAGGCGGGCGCGGCGTTCGCCGTCCTCAAGACCCAGCTGGCCGACCTGGTGCGGCACACGGAGGTCGACGTCGAGCTCGTCGACCCGGTCGGTGACGCGTCGCTCCCGCAGGACATCGCCCACACGGCACGGACGCTGACCCGCGGCCTGGTGCTCGCTGCCGTGGACCGTTCCGCGACCACGCGCTTGCGGGCATCTTGGCGCCCGGACGGCTCGACGCTGCGGATCACGGTCCGCGACGATTGCCCCGACGTCGCCGACGCGATCCCATCCCGGGGCCTGACCGAGCGGCTCACGGCAATCGGCGGCCACTGGGAGGTCGACGCCGCGCCGGGCTGGGGCACGACGGTCACCGCGGTCCTCCCGCTCGGCGTGGCCGAGCCGCCGGAGCTGCGTCCGCTCGATCGGCTCAATCCGCGCGAGCTGGAGGTGCTGGCCGGCATCTCCCAAGGTATGCGCAACCGGCAGATCGCCGAACAACTGCAGCTCAGCGAGCACACAGTCAAGTTCCACGTCCGCAACATCCTCGACAAGCTGGCTGTGAGTTCCCGCGGCGAGGCGGCCGCGCTGGCGCGCGACCTGCCGGTGGAGCCGGTGACGCACCGCTCCGCCTGAACCGCCTTGACCTCCAGCGGGCTGGAGGTTGCACGCTGCTGATCATGGCCTCGACGATCGACTCGGCACCCCGTCGCAGAAGCGTGCTCTGGAGCGCGGAACACCGGCTGACCACGGTGGCACTCCTGCTCGTGGTCACTTTGGTCGCTTTCGAGAGCATGGGCGTGGCAACGGCGATGCCCACCCTGGTCGCCGACCTCGACGGTGCGTCGCTCTATTCGTGGCCGTTCACGACCTTCCTGATCTCCAGCGTGGTGGCGACGGTGCTGTCCGGCCGGATCGGCGACCGCCGCGGCCCAGCACCGGCCCTGCTGGCGGGCCCCGCACTGTTCGCGGTCGGCCTCGTGGTCGCGGGGACGGCGAGCGGGATGCCGGTGTTCCTCCTCGGCCGCGCGCTGCAGGGCTTCGGCTCGGGCTTGCTCCTGGTCTCGGTTTCGCTCTTGATCGCCCTGACCTTCACCGACCACGAGCGCCCGGTCATCTACGCGGCGAACGCTGCCGCCTGGGTCCTGCCTGCGGTCATCGGGCCGTCGGTGGCCGGGGTCCTCACGGTCAGCGTCGGCTGGCGGTGGGTCTTCCTCGGCTTGGTCCCGCTCGTGGCCGTGGGGGTGGTCATGCTGGTGGTGGTCGTCCGGCGCTTGCCGGCGCACGCACCTGCCACTGATGGCCGCCAGGCGAGTGTGTCCAAGGCGATCATCGCCGCGCTCGGTGTCGCAGCGCTGACGTGGGCGGCCCAGCACCAGTCGTTCCTCGCGCTCGGCTACGGCACGGTTGGGCTCATCGCGCTGGGCTACGCCCTCCGTACGTTGTTGCCGGCCGGGACGTTGACGGCCCGCCCTGGCCTACCAACGGTCATCGCCTCCCGCGCCCTCATCGCCGGCGCGTACGCGGGAATGGAGGCGTACCTGCCGCTGACGATGAGCGCTGTCCACGGTTACAGCCCCGCCCTCGCCGGCCTGCCACTGACGATCACGGCCCTGGGCTGGTCCGCTGCGTCGGCGGCGCAGGGCCGGTTCCTCGACTGGTCGAGGGAGGCATCGCTGCGCTCCGGGTTCTGGCTGGTCGCGGCCGGTCTGGTCGGGTTTGGCCTGGTCTCCCAGCCATGGTTCCCCGGCTGGGTCGCATTCGTGGCGTGCGCGGTCGGCGGTGCCGGCATGGGGATCGCGATGCCCGCCATCTCCGTGCTCCTGTTCCGCTACTCGCCCGAAGGGGAGCGTGGGTTCAATACCTCGGCGTTGCAGCTTGCGGATTGGGTCGGCTCCGCTCTGCTCATCGGCCTGGGCGGTGTTCTGCTCGGCGTTGTCGGCTCCGTTCTCGACCCGTCACCGGCGATGGCCCTGCTCACGGTGGCCTTGGTGGCTCTCGCGATGGTGGGCGTCCGGTTGACCGGGCGGTGGCCGTCAAAGGTGTGACAGCCCACTTCGAGGGCCAGGGTGGGCTTCGTCACGCGCTGGAGCGGACTACCCTGGAACAGCGATGACCTATCTCGACCACGCGGCGACCACTCCGATGTTGCCCGAAGCCATAGCGGCGATGACCGAGGCGCTGTCCACCGTGGGCAACGCCTCGGCGCTGCACTCTTCGGGCCGCCGGGCCCGACGGATGGTCGAGGAAGCCCGCGAAACCATCGCCGAGGCGCTGGGTGCCCGTCCCTCCGAGGTGATCTTCACCGGCGGCGGCACCGAGAGCGACAACCTCGCGATCAAGGGCATCTACTGGGCCCGCCGCGACGAGCAGGAGCAGCGCCGGCGCATCCTCTGCGGCGCCGCAGAACACCATGCCGTGCTCGACACCGTCGAATGGCTCGAAGCTCACGGCGGCGCCGAGGTCGTCCTGCTCGACGTGGACAACCAGGGGCGGGTGTTGCCTGACGTCCTGCGCGCAGCCATCGCCGCGGATCCCGAGACGGTGGCGCTGGCCACCGTGATGTGGGCGAACAACGAGGTCGGCACGATCAACCCGATCGCCGAGCTGGCGGCAGTGTGCGCCGAGTTCGACATCCCGTTCCACACGGACGCGGTTCAGGCCGTCGGGGCTGCTCCGGTCGACTTCGCGGCCAGCGGCGCCGCCGCGCTCACCCTGACCGGACACAAGCTCGGTGGTCCGTTCGGAGTGGGCGCGCTTCTGCTCGGCCGTGACGTGCCCTGTGCGCCCCTGTTGCACGGCGGAGGCCAAGAGCGCAACGTCCGCTCCGGCACCTTGGACGTCCCGGCGATAGTGGGGTTCGCGACTGCTGTCCGAATCAGCGTCTCGACCCGAGCCGAGTACGCGAAACGCGTCGAGGAACTCCGAGACGAGCTCGTCGAGGCGATCCAACGCGAAGTACCTGACGCCGTCCTCAACGGTGGAGACGGCGAGCGGCTGCCCAGCCATGCCCACTTCACGTTCCCCGGGTGCGCCGGCGACAGCCTGCTGATGCTGCTCGACGCCAAGGGCATCGAATGCTCGACGGGATCCGCGTGTACCGCAGGCGTCGCCCAGCCGAGCCATGTACTACTCGCCATGGGAGCGGACCCGGCCGCGGCTCGTGGTTCCCTCCGTTTCTCCCTTGGTCACACAACCACCGCTGCGGACGTCGAGGCCGTGGCCGCGGAGATCGGTGGCGTCGTCATGCGCGCCCGGCAGGCCGGTCTCGCCGGAATGCGCAAGCAGACCCAGAAGCAAGAGGTGTAAGGCAATGCGGGTTTTGGCCGCGATGAGCGGAGGAGTGGACTCGGCGGTCGCCGCGGCACGCGCGGTCGACGCTGGGCACGACGT belongs to Amycolatopsis tolypomycina and includes:
- a CDS encoding cysteine desulfurase family protein → MTYLDHAATTPMLPEAIAAMTEALSTVGNASALHSSGRRARRMVEEARETIAEALGARPSEVIFTGGGTESDNLAIKGIYWARRDEQEQRRRILCGAAEHHAVLDTVEWLEAHGGAEVVLLDVDNQGRVLPDVLRAAIAADPETVALATVMWANNEVGTINPIAELAAVCAEFDIPFHTDAVQAVGAAPVDFAASGAAALTLTGHKLGGPFGVGALLLGRDVPCAPLLHGGGQERNVRSGTLDVPAIVGFATAVRISVSTRAEYAKRVEELRDELVEAIQREVPDAVLNGGDGERLPSHAHFTFPGCAGDSLLMLLDAKGIECSTGSACTAGVAQPSHVLLAMGADPAAARGSLRFSLGHTTTAADVEAVAAEIGGVVMRARQAGLAGMRKQTQKQEV
- a CDS encoding MFS transporter, encoding MASTIDSAPRRRSVLWSAEHRLTTVALLLVVTLVAFESMGVATAMPTLVADLDGASLYSWPFTTFLISSVVATVLSGRIGDRRGPAPALLAGPALFAVGLVVAGTASGMPVFLLGRALQGFGSGLLLVSVSLLIALTFTDHERPVIYAANAAAWVLPAVIGPSVAGVLTVSVGWRWVFLGLVPLVAVGVVMLVVVVRRLPAHAPATDGRQASVSKAIIAALGVAALTWAAQHQSFLALGYGTVGLIALGYALRTLLPAGTLTARPGLPTVIASRALIAGAYAGMEAYLPLTMSAVHGYSPALAGLPLTITALGWSAASAAQGRFLDWSREASLRSGFWLVAAGLVGFGLVSQPWFPGWVAFVACAVGGAGMGIAMPAISVLLFRYSPEGERGFNTSALQLADWVGSALLIGLGGVLLGVVGSVLDPSPAMALLTVALVALAMVGVRLTGRWPSKV
- a CDS encoding LuxR C-terminal-related transcriptional regulator; its protein translation is MDASWSDPRHVLDVVERILSAPRPQLLSRFTAELGRLVPHRAAAMQTGDCPRSPLKVVGDEAITQAVTSVELQRLVDRSEPGKALVIDGVLGGAERRLVLLASTPAVGKGAVIAVVPEAAEPPSAELELAAQLWHIASTDAGQRATDPGPDVLASSLAAASARAQAITDLGQAHAATLATILAVLRSGRLSDTVARRTATDLAADALLELKGVVDRDEVLSAEQAGAAFAVLKTQLADLVRHTEVDVELVDPVGDASLPQDIAHTARTLTRGLVLAAVDRSATTRLRASWRPDGSTLRITVRDDCPDVADAIPSRGLTERLTAIGGHWEVDAAPGWGTTVTAVLPLGVAEPPELRPLDRLNPRELEVLAGISQGMRNRQIAEQLQLSEHTVKFHVRNILDKLAVSSRGEAAALARDLPVEPVTHRSA